The window AGAGCCCGTCCAGGGTGTCGCGGATTGCGCGGCCATGCGGCATGTCGTGAAATATCAGGCGGTAGCCCGCCTCTTCGAATGTTCGGCGCAGAACCTCGTGCGTGATGCCGTCGTGCGGGGCTTTGTTCGGGCTTCAGGCCGGCGGGCAGTATGTGGATGTGGCCACATCAATGGTATCTTCCGCATGAGCCAAGGGCGCAAACAGCAGGAAGACCAGCGCCAGGCAGTCTCCGCATTTCATAAAACATACTCCCCTTATTCTCTGTCTTTAACAAAAGAGAAGAAAGAAAACTCCAAAAAATAAGGGGCTGATATGGATAACTCCCCGTTTTCGCGGCAGAACGCAGTGAAGCAAACAACACGTGCTGAAGGCGCTTGCCGGGGATGCAAGGGGCCGGGCCGTTGCCCGTCGGAGGCGAAATCGCCTGATTGTTGCCGCGAAGCGGCTTTCAACGCCTGATGTTACGCATGGGGTGTTAAAAGGGGTAGCTTCCAAAAGAAACGACCCGGCGTCCAAAGGAGGCCGGGTCGTGTCGTTTCGCGGTGTTCCGCGTTATTTCTTGTTGTTGAGCGCTTCCTGCAGCTTGGCGCCGAGCAGTCCCATGGAGCTGGTGTCGGCCTTGCGCTTCGGGGCGAAGTCCTTCCAGTCGCCGTCGTCCCGGGCGTCGCCGGTGGTCAGGGAGATCTTGCGCTCCTTGGGCTTAACTTCGCCCACGACCACTTCCACGGCGTCACCTGCATGGAGTTTTTCGAATGCGGAGGGGTTTTCGGAACGGGCGATGACGGATTTGGGCAGGAGGCCGGTGATGCCCGGTTCGAGCTGGATGAAGATGCCGAACTGCTCCTGCTTTTCGACAATGCCCTCGATCTTCGCGCCTGCCGGGTAGCGGTCCGCCACTCCGGCCCACGGGTCGCCTTCGGCGTCCTTCATGGAGAGGCCAATGCGCTGCTTGTCCATGTCGATGGACTTGATCTTGACCGAGACCGAGTCGCCTTCCTTGACCATGTCGGCGGGCTTGTTCACGCGCTTGGTGTAGCTCATCTCGGAGACGTGGACCAAGCCGTCCACGCCGGGAGCTATTTCCACGAAAGCGCCGAAGTCGGCCAGCCGGACGACCTTGCCGGTGACGATGTCGCCTACGGCGAAAGTGGCGGACAAGGTGTCCCAGGGATTCTGGGCCAGTTCCTTCATGGACAGGGAAATCTTGAGTTTCCCCTTGTCGTCGCGGTCGAGGCGGGTGATCTTGGCCCGGACCTTCTGGCCCACGGAAACGGCCTCTTCGGGATGGGTCACGCGGGCGTAGCCGAACTGGGAAATGTGCACCAGTCCTTCCAGGCCGGGCATGATCTCGACAAACGCGCCGAAAGCCGCCAGCCTGGTGACGGTGCCTTCGATCTCGTCGCCCACCTTGGTTTCGTCCACGAAGGTCTGGGCGGACTCGGCGGCCTCGCGTTCCAGCAGGACTCGGCGGGAAACCACGATGTTCCGGCCGTGGCTTTCCAGTTTGGTGATGAGAAATTCCAGGGTCTGGCCCACGTATGCATCGGGATTGTCCACGAAGCGGGCATCAATCTGGCTGACGGGGCAGAACGCCCGGCGTTGCAGGATGGTCACGTTGAAGCCGCCCTTGCAGGTGGACTCCACCTTGCCTTCCACGGGCAGGCCACCCGACTTGGCCTCTTCGAGCATGGCCAAGCCGCCCACGCCGGAGATGGCGCGGGACAGTTTTATGCCGCCGGAGTCCTTGCCGACGACGTACAGCTCCACGGTGTCGCCTTCGGCTACGGTGCAGTTGCCGTCTTCGTCCAGCAGTTCCTCGCGGTCGACAACGCCGTCCAGCTTGGTGCCGGTGTCGACAAAGACGGAGTTTTCTCCTACCTGGATGACGGTGCCGGACACCTTGTCGCCCACGGACAGGTCATCCCCGCCGCCTTCGCTGTACTGTTCGAACAGTTCGGCGAAGGACTCTTCGCCTTCTTCCACGCCATTACGCTCTTTGAATTCTTCGGACACGTTGTCTCTACCGTTTGGGTAAAAGGGTTAAGTGAGCAGGGCTTTGGCGAAGTCCTTGCCGTCGAAGGGACGGAGGTCTTCCATCTTTTCGCCGAGCCCCACGAAGGTGATCGGAAGCTTGTTTTGCAGGGTCACGGCGACCACCACGCCGCCCTTAGCCGTGCCGTCCAGCTTCGTCAGGATGATTTCGTCCACGCCTACGGCCTCGTTGAACAGCTTGGTCTGGCTGAGCGCATTTTGGCCGGTGGTGGCGTCGATGACCAGGACGTTGCGGTGGGGCGCGCCTTCGTGTTTCTTGCCGACCACACGTTTGATCTTGGTCAGCTCTTCCATAAGGTTGGCCTTTGTATGCAGCCGTCCGGCCGTATCGAGGAGCAGCAGGTCATATCCCTCGGCGATGGCCTTGTCCATGGCCTCA is drawn from Desulfovibrio sp. Fe33 and contains these coding sequences:
- a CDS encoding 30S ribosomal protein S1, with the translated sequence MSEEFKERNGVEEGEESFAELFEQYSEGGGDDLSVGDKVSGTVIQVGENSVFVDTGTKLDGVVDREELLDEDGNCTVAEGDTVELYVVGKDSGGIKLSRAISGVGGLAMLEEAKSGGLPVEGKVESTCKGGFNVTILQRRAFCPVSQIDARFVDNPDAYVGQTLEFLITKLESHGRNIVVSRRVLLEREAAESAQTFVDETKVGDEIEGTVTRLAAFGAFVEIMPGLEGLVHISQFGYARVTHPEEAVSVGQKVRAKITRLDRDDKGKLKISLSMKELAQNPWDTLSATFAVGDIVTGKVVRLADFGAFVEIAPGVDGLVHVSEMSYTKRVNKPADMVKEGDSVSVKIKSIDMDKQRIGLSMKDAEGDPWAGVADRYPAGAKIEGIVEKQEQFGIFIQLEPGITGLLPKSVIARSENPSAFEKLHAGDAVEVVVGEVKPKERKISLTTGDARDDGDWKDFAPKRKADTSSMGLLGAKLQEALNNKK